In Variovorax paradoxus, a single genomic region encodes these proteins:
- the secF gene encoding protein translocase subunit SecF, with protein MEFFRIHKTIPFMRHAVVLNIVSVVTFALAVFFLFHRGLHLSVEFTGGTVIEVAYEQSADIGKVRDAVTKLGYPEVQVQNYGTSRDVQIRLPAQKGMSSDQQSAQVMQALKSVDPSATQRGIEVVGPQVGEELTTNGLKALGMVVVGIMIYLAFRFEWKFALATVLANLHDVVIILGFFAFFQWEFSLAVLAAVLAVLGYSVNESVVIFDRIRENFRRYRKMTTTEIIDNAITSTISRTIITHGSTQLVVLSMFFFGGPTLHYFALALTIGICFGIYSSCFVAAAIAMWLGIKREDLVKGGPPKRDGESGDDPNAGAVV; from the coding sequence ATGGAATTCTTCCGCATCCACAAGACCATTCCGTTCATGCGCCACGCGGTGGTGCTGAACATCGTCTCCGTCGTCACCTTCGCGCTGGCGGTGTTCTTCCTGTTCCACCGCGGGCTGCACCTGTCGGTGGAGTTCACGGGCGGCACGGTGATCGAGGTCGCCTACGAGCAGTCGGCCGACATCGGCAAGGTGCGCGACGCCGTCACCAAGCTCGGCTACCCCGAGGTGCAGGTGCAGAACTACGGCACCTCGCGCGACGTGCAGATCCGCCTGCCGGCCCAGAAGGGCATGAGCTCCGACCAGCAGAGCGCGCAGGTCATGCAGGCGCTGAAGTCGGTCGACCCGTCGGCCACGCAGCGCGGCATCGAGGTCGTCGGACCGCAGGTCGGCGAAGAGCTGACCACCAACGGCCTCAAGGCCCTGGGCATGGTGGTCGTCGGCATCATGATCTACCTGGCGTTTCGCTTCGAGTGGAAGTTTGCGCTGGCTACCGTGCTGGCCAACCTGCACGACGTGGTGATCATCCTGGGCTTCTTCGCCTTCTTCCAGTGGGAATTCTCGCTGGCGGTGCTGGCGGCGGTGCTGGCGGTGCTGGGGTATTCGGTGAACGAGTCGGTCGTGATCTTCGACCGGATCCGCGAGAACTTCCGGCGCTACCGGAAGATGACGACCACCGAGATCATCGACAACGCGATCACCTCGACCATCAGCCGGACCATCATCACCCACGGCTCCACCCAGCTGGTGGTGCTGTCGATGTTCTTCTTCGGCGGCCCGACCCTGCATTACTTCGCCCTGGCGCTGACCATCGGCATCTGCTTCGGCATCTACTCTTCCTGCTTCGTGGCGGCGGCCATTGCCATGTGGCTCGGCATCAAGCGCGAAGACCTGGTCAAGGGTGGCCCACCCAAGCGCGACGGGGAATCCGGAGACGACCCGAACGCCGGGGCCGTCGTCTGA
- the secD gene encoding protein translocase subunit SecD produces MNRYPVWKYTIIVIVLLVGLIYALPNFFGEAPAVQVSAAKTVVKVDASTQTRVEEALKAAGLTPDLITLDGTSLRARFATTDDQLKARDAVQRALVPDANDPPYTVALNLVSRSPKWLTALHAFPMYLGLDLRGGVDFLLQVDMKGAIDKKAESFASDLRTTFRDKNIRGTAVSRNGQTVEVSFRDAASLDAAKRLIQDQFQDLSTTDSQDGSNWRLVASIKPEAARRLQDAALKQNITTLHNRINELGVAEPVIQQQGLDRIVVQLPGVQDTAKAKEILGRTATLEMRMVDESAEGRAAELGGGPVPFGSEKFLDRQGRPVIVKKQVLVTGENLTDAQPGFDQQSNQPKVDLTMDAKGGRIMRDVSRENYKKRMAMLIFEKGKGEVLTAPSINGELGNRFQVSGSMTVVEANDLALLLRAGSLAAPMEIIQERTIGPTLGADNIEKGFKSVMYGFLAIMVFMCAYYALFGLFSSIALAVNLMLLVAILSMLQATLTLPGIAAMALAIGVAIDSNVLINERVREELRNGASPQAAIHAGYERAWGTILDSNVTTLIAGIALLAFGSGPVRGFAVVHCIGIVTSMFSAVFFSRGLVNFWYGQKKKLKTVSIGTVWRPNTDGSAVATK; encoded by the coding sequence TGATCGTGTTGCTCGTGGGGCTCATCTACGCCCTGCCCAATTTCTTCGGTGAGGCGCCTGCGGTGCAGGTGTCGGCGGCCAAGACGGTCGTCAAGGTCGACGCCTCCACCCAGACCCGGGTCGAGGAAGCGCTCAAGGCCGCCGGCCTGACGCCCGACCTGATCACCCTGGACGGCACCTCGCTGCGTGCCCGCTTCGCCACCACCGACGACCAGCTCAAGGCGCGCGACGCCGTGCAGCGCGCTTTGGTGCCCGACGCGAACGATCCGCCGTACACGGTGGCGCTCAACCTGGTGTCGCGCTCGCCCAAGTGGCTGACCGCGCTGCACGCCTTCCCGATGTACCTGGGCCTGGACCTGCGCGGCGGCGTCGACTTCCTGCTGCAGGTGGACATGAAGGGCGCGATCGACAAGAAGGCCGAGTCCTTCGCCAGCGACCTGCGCACCACCTTCCGCGACAAGAACATCCGCGGCACCGCGGTGAGCCGCAACGGCCAGACCGTCGAGGTGAGCTTCCGCGACGCGGCCTCGCTCGACGCGGCCAAGCGCCTGATCCAGGACCAGTTCCAGGATCTCTCCACCACCGACAGCCAGGACGGCAGCAACTGGCGCCTCGTGGCCAGCATCAAGCCCGAAGCCGCCCGCCGCCTGCAGGACGCCGCGCTCAAGCAGAACATCACCACGCTGCACAACCGGATCAACGAACTCGGCGTGGCCGAGCCCGTGATCCAGCAGCAGGGCCTGGACCGCATCGTCGTGCAGCTGCCCGGCGTGCAGGACACCGCCAAGGCCAAGGAAATCCTGGGCCGCACCGCCACGCTCGAAATGCGCATGGTGGACGAAAGCGCAGAAGGCCGCGCCGCCGAACTGGGCGGCGGCCCCGTGCCCTTCGGCTCCGAGAAATTCCTCGACCGCCAGGGCCGCCCCGTGATCGTGAAGAAGCAGGTGCTCGTCACCGGCGAGAACCTCACCGACGCGCAACCCGGCTTTGACCAGCAGAGCAACCAGCCCAAGGTCGACCTGACCATGGACGCCAAGGGCGGCCGCATCATGCGCGACGTCAGCCGCGAGAACTACAAGAAGCGCATGGCCATGCTGATCTTCGAGAAGGGCAAGGGCGAAGTGCTCACGGCCCCGTCGATCAACGGCGAACTCGGCAACCGCTTCCAGGTCTCGGGCTCCATGACCGTGGTCGAGGCCAACGACCTCGCGCTGCTGCTGCGCGCCGGCTCGCTGGCCGCGCCCATGGAAATCATCCAGGAACGCACCATCGGCCCGACGCTGGGCGCCGACAACATCGAAAAAGGCTTCAAGAGCGTGATGTACGGCTTCCTGGCGATCATGGTCTTCATGTGCGCGTACTACGCACTGTTCGGCCTGTTCTCCTCGATCGCGCTGGCCGTCAACCTGATGCTGCTGGTGGCCATCCTCTCGATGCTGCAGGCCACGCTCACGCTGCCCGGCATCGCGGCCATGGCCCTGGCCATCGGCGTGGCCATCGACTCCAACGTGCTGATCAACGAGCGCGTGCGCGAAGAACTGCGCAACGGAGCGTCGCCGCAGGCAGCCATCCATGCCGGCTACGAACGCGCCTGGGGCACCATCCTGGACTCCAACGTGACCACGCTGATCGCGGGTATCGCGCTGCTGGCCTTCGGCTCCGGCCCGGTGCGCGGCTTTGCCGTGGTGCATTGCATCGGCATCGTCACCTCGATGTTTTCCGCCGTGTTCTTCTCGCGCGGCCTCGTGAACTTCTGGTACGGCCAGAAGAAGAAGCTCAAGACGGTGTCGATCGGCACGGTCTGGCGGCCCAACACCGACGGCTCGGCCGTGGCCACCAAGTAA